The stretch of DNA TTGCACCTTCTGGTACATGTATATGAAAATCATACTTTTCATAAAATTCTTCTTCAAGATTTAACTCTTTATACTGAGCCCTTGCAAAAGAGACAGCAGCTTGAGCAGATTCTTTAAACACATCTCCAAGTGAACCGGTAAGTATAAGCTTTCCACTACCTTTAACCTTTAGTGCTTCAATAAATAACACATCACCACCAACAGGTGTCCATGCAAGACCGGTAGCAATTCCAACATAATCTTTGTCAAGTTTTTCGTTGCTATAAAATCTTGGTATTCCCAAATACTTTTCTAAATTTTTCACATTAATTTCATACAAAGTTGTTTTATCCTTTTTTGGAGACTCTACAATCTGTCTTGCAATTTTTCTCAAAATAGCTGTTATATTTTTTTCTAAATTTCTAACTCCTGCTTCTTTGGCGTAGTTCTCAATTATACTAAGAATAGCCTTATCTGTAAACTTTATGTTATAATCTTTAAGACCATGGTTTTCAATTTGCTTTGGAATAATATATTTTTTGGCAATTTTTAATTTTTCTATTGTAGTATAGCCAGAAAGTCTAACAATCTCCATCCTATCTAAAAGTGGTGCTGGTATTGTATCTGTTGAATTAGCTGTAGTAATGAAAAAAACTTTTGATAAATCAAATGGGACGCCAATATAGTGATCTTCAAACTCATAATTTTGCTCTGGGTCTAAAACCTCAAGCATAGCACTTGCTGGATCACCTCTAAAATCGCTACCAAGCTTGTCAATTTCGTCTAGCACAAAAACTGGATTGTTTGTGCCTGTTTGTTTTAAACCCTGTATAATCCTACCAGGCAACGCTCCGACATATGTCCTTCTATGTCCTCTAATTTCGGCTTCATCTCTAACACCACCTAACGAAATTCTCCAAAGTTTTCTACCCATTGCTCTTGCAATAGATTTTGCTAAAGAAGTCTTGCCTACGCCAGGTGGTCCAACAAAACACAAAATAGGACCTTTCATATCATTTTTTATTTTTTTGACAGCTAAATATTCCAAAATTCTCTTTTTTGCATCGTCTATATCGTAATGATCTTCATTTAATGCTTTTTCAACAAGTTTTATATCAAGTTTATCTTCAGATGACACATTCCATGGCAAACTGATCATCCAATCCAAATAAGTGCGAATAACATTGGCTTCTGCCGAATCAGGATACATTTTTTCTAAGCGAGAGAGCTGTTTTAAACATTCTTTTTTTGCCTGTTCACTCATATTTGCAGCTTCAATTTTTTGCCTTAACTCTTCAATCTCGTCTGAATCTTCTTTTTCACCAAGCTCCTTTTTGACAGCTTTTAATTGTTCTTTTAGAAAATATTCCCTTTGAGCTTTTGAAATTTCTTCGCGGGCTTCCCGCTGAATTTTAGCCTGCATATCAAGTATCTGCAATTCTCTATTTAAAATACTTACAATTTTCCTTAAACGTTCTTTAACAGAAAGAATTTCTATTAACTCTTGCATCTGATTAAGTTTTAACTGTAAATTTGCAATTATAATATCAGCAAATTGTTCACTTTTTTCTATATTATTTGCAATTACTACAATATCATTTGGTATATTTTTATTTAATGCAACAAGCTTTTGAAGCTGGTCCTTTATTGTCCTTATAAGAACTTCAACTTCAATTTCTTCTTCTGGTGTTGATGGGAGCTGGTCTTGCAGGAGTGAGATATGGGCTTCAAAATAAGGACTTTCACTTATTGTTTTTGTATAGTTAACAATAGATGCTTTTCTTAAGCCTTGGACAAGTATTTTAACTCTGCCATCTGGCATTTTGAGCATTCTCAAAATTAAACATACTGTACCAACGGTATTTATTTGGTCCGGTGTGGGTTCATTTTCTTCAAAATTTTTCTGACTTACAACAAAAATTATCCTATCTTTAGACAAAGCCTCATCTATTGCCTTGATAGAAAATTCTCTACCTACAAGCAACGGTGTTACCATATAGGGAAAAACAACCATATCCCTAAGAGGCACAACGGGCAAAATACTAGGTATTTCTATATCTTGATTAAAAACATTTTCATTAGTATCGCTCATAAATCAAAACCTCTCTAAAATAATCTCTAATACTCCATTATCATAATTAACTTTACTTATACTTTTGAAATGAAACGGTAAATCTATGTATTTTTTAAAATAACCAAATATACGTTCTGCTACAAGATATGCAGCGTTGTTTTTTTCTCTTTTTTTCTTTATACCAGACACAATCAAAGATGTATTATTTTTTTCTATAACTAGGCTATCTACTTCTAAATCGGGTATCTCAAGTTCGATGTATACTTTACCATTTTCTTCATAAATATCAGCTAAAATTGAATCAGAGCTAGCATTTTTTTGCAAAACAAAAAATTGGGCTAAAATAATTACTTTATTGGGATTCATTTACCTACCTTATTTAGCTGTTTTTCAAATAGAACAACATATTTGCTATTTGGGTACTTCTTTTTTAACTCATTAAAAAAGTTTAAAGCTTCCTGTTTTTTGCCTAAATGATCATAAACAGATGCCAGTAAATATAACATTTCATCATTAAAATTTAGATCAGTAAAGTGCTTAGCCATATAATCCAGTTCAATTTCGGTTGCCCTATATTTGCCTAAATCATAATAAAATCTAGTGATAAATAACTGATGTCTATAAAGCTGTTTTACGCATTCGGTTAAATGATCGTAAACTTGGTCTTTATATGGATTATTTGGATATTTATCAAGCAATATAAGAAAATTTTCTATTGCTTTTTTTG from Desulfurella sp. encodes:
- a CDS encoding Hsp20/alpha crystallin family protein; this encodes MNPNKVIILAQFFVLQKNASSDSILADIYEENGKVYIELEIPDLEVDSLVIEKNNTSLIVSGIKKKREKNNAAYLVAERIFGYFKKYIDLPFHFKSISKVNYDNGVLEIILERF
- the lon gene encoding endopeptidase La produces the protein MSDTNENVFNQDIEIPSILPVVPLRDMVVFPYMVTPLLVGREFSIKAIDEALSKDRIIFVVSQKNFEENEPTPDQINTVGTVCLILRMLKMPDGRVKILVQGLRKASIVNYTKTISESPYFEAHISLLQDQLPSTPEEEIEVEVLIRTIKDQLQKLVALNKNIPNDIVVIANNIEKSEQFADIIIANLQLKLNQMQELIEILSVKERLRKIVSILNRELQILDMQAKIQREAREEISKAQREYFLKEQLKAVKKELGEKEDSDEIEELRQKIEAANMSEQAKKECLKQLSRLEKMYPDSAEANVIRTYLDWMISLPWNVSSEDKLDIKLVEKALNEDHYDIDDAKKRILEYLAVKKIKNDMKGPILCFVGPPGVGKTSLAKSIARAMGRKLWRISLGGVRDEAEIRGHRRTYVGALPGRIIQGLKQTGTNNPVFVLDEIDKLGSDFRGDPASAMLEVLDPEQNYEFEDHYIGVPFDLSKVFFITTANSTDTIPAPLLDRMEIVRLSGYTTIEKLKIAKKYIIPKQIENHGLKDYNIKFTDKAILSIIENYAKEAGVRNLEKNITAILRKIARQIVESPKKDKTTLYEINVKNLEKYLGIPRFYSNEKLDKDYVGIATGLAWTPVGGDVLFIEALKVKGSGKLILTGSLGDVFKESAQAAVSFARAQYKELNLEEEFYEKYDFHIHVPEGATPKDGPSAGITIACAIISALTNKPVRSDVAMTGEITLTGRVLPIGGLKEKTLAALRAGIKEIIVPFDNKKDVAEIQSQLKIKDVKFYFVKDMKDVLKYALKNE